In one Neobacillus sp. CF12 genomic region, the following are encoded:
- the floA gene encoding flotillin-like protein FloA (flotillin-like protein involved in membrane lipid rafts) — MELTSGSLFMIGIIVVALIFLGILLSFVPVMLWISALAAGVRISIFTLVGMRLRRVTPSRVVNPLIKAHKAGLNVTTNQLESHYLAGGNVDRVVNALIAAHRANIELSFERCAAIDLAGRDVLEAVQMSVNPKVIETPFIAGVAMNGIEVKAKARITVRANIDRLVGGAGEDTVVARVGEGVISTIGSSVDHSKVLESPELISQTVLAKGLDSGTAFEILSIDIADVDLGRNIGAELQTEQAEADKKIAQAKAEERRAMAVATEQEMKAKVEEMRAKVVEAEAEVPLAMAEALKSGNISVMEYMNYKNISADTDMRGSIGKMTGDKKDEK, encoded by the coding sequence ATGGAATTAACCAGTGGAAGTCTTTTTATGATCGGAATTATCGTTGTGGCATTAATTTTTCTAGGAATATTATTATCGTTTGTACCAGTAATGCTTTGGATTTCTGCCCTTGCTGCAGGGGTTAGAATTAGTATCTTTACATTAGTTGGGATGAGACTTAGACGTGTAACACCGAGCAGAGTTGTAAATCCCCTTATTAAAGCACATAAGGCTGGATTAAATGTAACAACTAATCAGCTGGAAAGTCATTACTTAGCCGGCGGGAACGTGGATAGAGTGGTAAATGCTTTAATTGCTGCTCACCGTGCAAACATTGAGTTATCATTTGAACGCTGTGCTGCGATTGACCTTGCTGGACGTGACGTTTTAGAAGCCGTTCAGATGAGTGTAAACCCAAAAGTAATCGAAACTCCATTCATAGCAGGTGTTGCCATGAATGGTATTGAAGTAAAAGCAAAAGCGAGAATTACCGTCCGTGCTAATATCGACCGTCTAGTCGGGGGTGCGGGTGAAGATACTGTTGTAGCTCGAGTAGGTGAAGGGGTTATATCGACAATTGGTTCTTCCGTCGACCATAGTAAAGTACTCGAGAGTCCAGAACTAATCTCGCAAACCGTTTTAGCTAAAGGATTAGATTCTGGTACTGCTTTTGAAATTCTATCAATTGATATTGCTGATGTCGACTTAGGTAGAAACATTGGTGCTGAGTTACAAACAGAGCAAGCGGAAGCGGATAAGAAAATTGCTCAGGCGAAAGCAGAAGAGCGTAGAGCTATGGCTGTCGCAACAGAGCAGGAAATGAAGGCAAAAGTAGAAGAAATGAGAGCAAAGGTAGTGGAGGCTGAAGCAGAGGTGCCATTGGCAATGGCAGAAGCATTAAAGTCCGGTAATATCAGTGTCATGGAATATATGAATTATAAAAATATTTCTGCCGATACGGATATGCGTGGATCGATTGGTAAGATGACGGGTGATAAAAAAGACGAAAAATAA
- a CDS encoding YqzL family protein, which yields MMDFTWKVFLQTGNIDTYLLFKELEKENQEIPGNQNEDLAQMDFPVS from the coding sequence ATGATGGATTTTACGTGGAAGGTATTCCTACAGACAGGTAATATTGACACATATCTTCTCTTTAAAGAATTAGAGAAGGAAAACCAAGAAATACCCGGAAATCAGAATGAAGATCTAGCGCAAATGGATTTTCCCGTTTCATAA
- a CDS encoding NfeD family protein: MIEFLTNPIVVTLLLTIAGAAIVYELYSSKFGISGFIGLFALLLFFYGHFQAGLAGFGTITLFAIGIMLIFLEFFLPGAISGTLGLAALIASLFLAGENPLSIGISIFISICISIALLFIMSKVFGKKMVLFNRMILFDSAKKEDGYVSNVNRTDLLGSEGIALTVLRPSGTAVINNERIDVVSEGGFIEQNSRITVIKVEGVRIVVRLVD, translated from the coding sequence ATGATAGAGTTTCTAACGAATCCAATCGTTGTAACATTGCTTTTAACCATTGCGGGTGCAGCCATCGTTTATGAGCTATATTCGTCAAAATTTGGCATATCAGGATTTATCGGATTATTTGCATTACTTCTTTTCTTTTATGGACATTTTCAGGCGGGTCTTGCCGGTTTTGGAACAATTACGTTATTCGCAATCGGGATTATGTTGATCTTTTTAGAATTTTTTCTTCCAGGAGCCATTTCTGGAACGCTGGGATTAGCGGCGTTAATCGCAAGTCTTTTTCTAGCAGGAGAAAATCCACTGAGTATTGGAATATCCATTTTCATTTCTATATGCATTTCAATTGCGCTGTTATTCATCATGAGTAAGGTTTTTGGCAAAAAGATGGTTTTGTTTAATCGGATGATTCTATTTGATTCTGCAAAAAAAGAAGATGGTTATGTTTCGAACGTAAATCGTACAGATTTATTAGGCAGCGAAGGTATCGCATTGACAGTTTTAAGACCGTCAGGAACTGCAGTTATAAATAATGAAAGAATTGACGTGGTAAGTGAAGGCGGTTTCATTGAACAGAATTCAAGAATCACTGTTATAAAGGTTGAAGGTGTACGTATTGTTGTCCGACTAGTAGATTAA
- a CDS encoding cytidine deaminase, with product MNIEKLIEESKKAREKAYVPYSNFQVGAALLTTDGKVYHGCNIENAAYSMCNCAERTALFKAYSEGDRDFKMLAVVADTDRPCSPCGACRQVISELCPRDMKVVLTNLKGDILEITVAELLPGAFSPEDLHAK from the coding sequence TTGAACATCGAGAAATTAATCGAAGAATCAAAGAAGGCAAGAGAAAAAGCCTACGTTCCTTACTCTAATTTTCAGGTAGGAGCAGCACTTTTAACAACAGATGGAAAAGTATATCATGGCTGTAACATAGAAAATGCCGCTTATAGCATGTGCAATTGCGCGGAACGTACAGCATTGTTTAAAGCTTATTCTGAAGGTGATCGAGATTTTAAAATGCTTGCAGTTGTGGCAGATACTGATCGACCATGCTCGCCTTGTGGGGCTTGTCGGCAGGTAATCTCGGAACTTTGTCCACGGGACATGAAGGTCGTTCTAACCAACCTAAAAGGCGATATCTTAGAAATTACTGTAGCTGAGTTACTTCCTGGTGCCTTTTCTCCGGAGGATTTACATGCTAAGTAA
- a CDS encoding GatB/YqeY domain-containing protein: MSLLERLNNDMKQAMKNKEKDKLTTIRMVKASLQNEAIKLGTKELSEETELTILSREVKQRKESLHEFDKAGRQDLVDKLRAELAIVELYLPKQLSEEELSEIVKETISEVGARSKADMGKVMAAIMPKVKGKADGSLVNKFVQQHLS; encoded by the coding sequence ATGAGTCTTCTCGAGCGTTTAAATAATGACATGAAACAAGCGATGAAAAATAAGGAAAAAGACAAACTCACAACAATTCGGATGGTAAAAGCCTCATTGCAAAATGAAGCTATTAAGCTTGGAACAAAAGAGCTTTCCGAAGAAACTGAGTTAACAATCCTTTCTCGCGAAGTAAAGCAACGCAAAGAATCCCTCCATGAATTTGATAAAGCAGGTCGTCAAGACCTTGTTGATAAATTGCGTGCAGAATTGGCTATCGTCGAACTGTATTTACCGAAGCAGCTTTCCGAAGAAGAGTTGTCAGAAATTGTTAAAGAAACAATCTCTGAAGTCGGTGCAAGATCAAAAGCGGATATGGGAAAAGTGATGGCTGCCATCATGCCTAAAGTAAAAGGTAAAGCTGACGGTTCACTTGTAAATAAATTTGTACAACAACACCTTTCATAA
- the era gene encoding GTPase Era, giving the protein MLSNDNRGYKSGFISIIGRPNVGKSTFLNRVIGQKIAIMSDKPQTTRNKIQGVLTLDDTQMVFIDTPGIHKPKHKLGDFMMKVAQNTLKEVDLILFMVNAEEGFGRGEEFILEKFETVNTPIFLVINKIDQIHPDELLPLIESYKAKYAFKEIVPISALEGNNVERLLEQIKVYLPEGPQYYPADQVTDHPERFIITELIREKALHLTREEIPHTLAVVLDKMERQHGGKDIIHVMATVIVERDSQKGIIIGKQGSMLKEIGKRARVDIENLLGSKVFLELWVKVQKDWRNKMSQLRDFGFNEDEY; this is encoded by the coding sequence ATGCTAAGTAATGATAATAGAGGTTATAAATCAGGTTTTATTTCAATTATTGGGCGTCCAAATGTAGGGAAGTCAACTTTTCTAAATCGTGTTATCGGTCAGAAAATTGCAATTATGAGTGATAAACCACAGACTACTCGTAATAAAATTCAGGGTGTTTTAACGTTGGATGATACCCAAATGGTTTTTATTGATACACCAGGGATTCATAAGCCAAAGCATAAATTAGGCGATTTTATGATGAAGGTAGCACAAAACACCTTAAAAGAAGTTGATTTAATTCTATTTATGGTAAATGCTGAGGAAGGTTTTGGCCGTGGAGAAGAGTTTATTCTTGAAAAGTTCGAAACCGTTAACACACCTATCTTCCTTGTTATTAATAAAATCGATCAAATACACCCGGATGAATTACTGCCATTAATTGAATCATATAAAGCAAAGTATGCTTTTAAAGAAATTGTTCCTATTTCAGCACTTGAAGGAAATAATGTGGAACGGTTACTAGAACAAATTAAAGTTTATTTACCTGAAGGGCCACAGTATTATCCGGCAGATCAGGTAACCGATCATCCAGAAAGATTTATTATCACAGAATTAATCCGAGAGAAAGCGCTGCACTTAACACGTGAGGAAATTCCTCATACCCTTGCTGTAGTTCTAGATAAAATGGAACGTCAACATGGTGGTAAGGATATCATTCATGTAATGGCTACTGTTATTGTGGAGAGAGATTCTCAAAAGGGCATCATTATTGGGAAACAAGGAAGTATGCTTAAGGAAATAGGAAAACGTGCCAGAGTTGATATTGAAAATCTTTTAGGATCAAAAGTTTTCTTAGAGCTTTGGGTTAAAGTTCAAAAAGATTGGCGTAATAAAATGTCCCAACTACGCGATTTTGGCTTTAATGAAGATGAATATTAA
- the yqfC gene encoding sporulation protein YqfC, with protein sequence MAKKWGQRVRNWMAQKMDLPQDVMMDLPRITMIGQIHIYIENHRGLITFTDKELRLLLKQGQLQIKGKSFVIKTILPEEILLEGKIDQVIYINENPGGAK encoded by the coding sequence ATGGCAAAAAAATGGGGCCAGCGTGTCCGGAACTGGATGGCACAAAAAATGGATCTTCCTCAAGATGTCATGATGGATTTACCCCGAATCACCATGATAGGGCAAATCCATATTTACATTGAGAATCATAGAGGTTTGATTACCTTCACTGATAAAGAATTGCGCTTGTTATTAAAGCAGGGGCAATTGCAAATAAAAGGAAAATCATTCGTGATAAAGACCATTTTACCTGAAGAAATTTTACTTGAAGGGAAAATTGATCAGGTCATTTATATAAACGAAAATCCAGGAGGAGCAAAATGA
- a CDS encoding PhoH family protein, whose amino-acid sequence MTETLKTINVQLENPAEAIALLGNADSNLKIIEEELKVSIVTRGESVSLSGDEEKVVLASQILDKLIFVIRKGVTISQRDVLSAIQMAQKGTLDYFDNLYDEEIAKNVKGKTIRIKTLGQRQYVMAIRQNDLVFGIGPAGTGKTYLAVVMAVNALKNGQVNKIILTRPAVEAGESLGFLPGDLKEKVDPYLRPLYDALNDILGSEHTQRLIERGTIEIAPLAYMRGRTLDDAFVILDEAQNTTHAQMKMFLTRLGFGSKMVITGDQTQIDLPKGAKSGLVAAENILLGVKGISFVFLEQSDVVRHPLVGRIVEAYEKKPI is encoded by the coding sequence ATGACAGAAACGTTAAAAACAATTAATGTACAGTTAGAAAATCCAGCAGAAGCGATTGCCCTCCTAGGCAATGCAGATTCTAATTTAAAAATAATTGAAGAAGAGCTTAAAGTTTCAATCGTAACGCGAGGAGAATCTGTCAGTTTATCCGGCGATGAAGAAAAAGTAGTACTTGCCAGTCAGATTCTAGACAAGCTTATTTTTGTTATTAGAAAGGGTGTAACGATAAGTCAGAGAGATGTCTTATCAGCCATTCAAATGGCCCAGAAAGGTACACTTGATTATTTTGATAATCTCTATGATGAGGAAATCGCTAAGAATGTAAAAGGTAAGACAATTAGAATAAAAACGCTTGGACAAAGACAATATGTAATGGCTATAAGGCAGAACGACCTCGTATTTGGTATTGGTCCTGCAGGTACAGGGAAAACCTATTTAGCGGTTGTAATGGCTGTCAATGCGTTGAAAAATGGACAGGTAAATAAGATTATCCTTACAAGACCTGCGGTTGAGGCAGGAGAAAGTCTAGGATTTTTACCTGGGGATTTAAAAGAAAAGGTGGATCCATACTTAAGACCGTTATATGACGCACTAAATGACATCCTTGGTTCAGAACATACACAAAGGTTAATAGAACGTGGGACGATTGAAATTGCACCTCTAGCCTATATGAGAGGGCGCACATTAGACGACGCTTTCGTCATTTTAGATGAAGCACAAAATACGACCCATGCCCAAATGAAAATGTTTCTTACACGTCTTGGATTTGGTTCCAAAATGGTTATTACCGGTGATCAAACACAAATCGATCTGCCAAAAGGGGCAAAATCTGGACTGGTAGCAGCCGAAAATATCTTGTTGGGTGTCAAGGGGATCTCATTTGTCTTCTTAGAACAAAGTGATGTTGTTCGTCACCCGCTAGTTGGAAGAATTGTCGAAGCATACGAAAAGAAACCGATATAA
- a CDS encoding HD family phosphohydrolase, translating into MKKIQQYLIQIKKFLDYTFFRVFVFVVLGVILFISMYGNVKPEKLDVSLLTVAEKTIRSPATVEDRVSTEKKRQEALDQVQDVYTLKKEYSSNQVDLITSIFDSASEVNDEIEDELKKSDVTMDDPLDVIEPTIADEETMLKSKLTDRVIKDLSNRVFTALVQASNDELSIAKDLTVTAINNVMNKRISADDVENAKKSLEEELKFTTLNADLKNAAIELGRYAVIQNEFYDPEATEELRKQTAESVEPVKVLQGQIIIEEGKLIRQEEYRQLELVGLLDNKQSYKPFIGLTILITIILSSIYVYFYQMKEQPEKRQTNLLLFGIVFILTFFILKIIGMLQIFNYSGIGYLFPAAMGGMLIKILIDEKLAILSSIIFSIFGSILFNEGVSGTLNFSVGIYILFSALAGVLFLSDQNQRSKILQAGSFAAAVNLFTICALMFLPNGQFSGLEYGYYILTAIFSGIGSAVLTMGLLPFFETSFGILSTMKLIELSNPNHPLLRKILMETPGTYHHSVMVANLADAACEAIGANGLLARVGCYYHDIGKTKRPNFFIENQMHLDNPHDKLPPDKSANIIISHVTDGTAILKKYNMPKEIIHIAEQHHGTSLLKFFYHKALKDGQDVSEEDYRYPGPKAQTKESAIVGIADSVEAAVRSLNQPTPETIESLVKKIVADRLQDGQLNECDLTLRELETVSHSFCETLKGIFHSRIEYPEMTKKVVQE; encoded by the coding sequence TTGAAAAAAATACAGCAATACTTAATTCAAATAAAAAAGTTTCTCGATTATACCTTCTTCAGAGTATTCGTTTTTGTTGTTTTAGGGGTCATATTATTTATCTCCATGTATGGAAACGTAAAGCCTGAGAAACTCGATGTTAGTTTGTTAACGGTAGCAGAGAAAACGATTCGTTCTCCCGCGACAGTTGAGGATAGAGTTAGTACAGAAAAGAAGCGTCAAGAGGCGTTAGATCAAGTTCAAGACGTCTATACCTTAAAAAAAGAATACTCCTCAAATCAAGTAGATTTAATTACATCCATTTTTGATTCAGCTTCGGAAGTAAACGATGAAATCGAGGATGAATTGAAAAAAAGTGACGTTACCATGGATGACCCTTTAGATGTTATTGAACCAACTATTGCAGACGAAGAAACCATGTTAAAGTCTAAATTAACTGATCGCGTCATTAAGGATCTCTCAAATCGTGTTTTTACTGCACTTGTACAAGCCAGTAATGATGAATTATCTATTGCAAAAGATTTAACAGTAACAGCTATCAACAACGTCATGAACAAGCGAATTTCTGCAGATGATGTTGAAAATGCCAAAAAAAGCTTAGAAGAAGAGTTGAAATTTACGACTCTGAACGCTGACTTAAAGAATGCCGCTATTGAATTAGGCAGATATGCGGTTATTCAAAATGAGTTTTATGACCCAGAAGCAACTGAAGAACTACGAAAACAAACAGCGGAATCTGTTGAGCCTGTAAAAGTCCTCCAAGGGCAAATTATTATCGAAGAGGGGAAATTAATCCGACAGGAAGAATATCGTCAACTTGAGTTGGTAGGGTTATTGGATAACAAACAATCGTATAAACCATTTATTGGTCTTACCATACTTATTACAATCATTCTGTCATCTATTTATGTTTATTTCTATCAAATGAAGGAACAGCCAGAAAAGAGACAGACAAACCTACTTTTGTTTGGAATTGTTTTTATCTTGACGTTCTTTATTTTAAAAATTATTGGTATGTTACAAATATTTAACTATTCCGGAATTGGCTACTTATTCCCTGCCGCCATGGGTGGAATGCTAATTAAGATATTAATAGATGAAAAACTTGCGATTCTTTCATCGATTATCTTTTCTATTTTCGGGAGCATTTTATTTAATGAAGGGGTTTCTGGAACACTTAATTTTTCCGTGGGCATTTATATTTTATTTAGTGCCCTCGCAGGTGTGCTCTTTTTAAGTGACCAGAATCAGCGGTCCAAAATACTCCAAGCGGGTTCTTTTGCGGCAGCTGTGAATCTTTTCACGATTTGTGCGCTTATGTTTTTACCAAATGGACAATTTTCTGGATTAGAATATGGGTATTATATCTTAACAGCCATTTTTTCAGGTATAGGTTCTGCGGTGCTGACGATGGGATTATTACCATTTTTTGAAACAAGCTTTGGAATTCTTTCGACAATGAAGTTGATTGAGCTTTCAAATCCTAATCACCCATTACTAAGGAAAATCTTGATGGAGACACCAGGAACGTATCACCATAGTGTGATGGTTGCCAATCTGGCTGATGCTGCTTGTGAAGCCATAGGAGCAAACGGTCTATTGGCAAGAGTAGGCTGTTATTACCATGATATTGGTAAAACAAAACGTCCAAATTTTTTCATAGAGAATCAAATGCACCTTGATAATCCGCATGATAAATTACCGCCGGATAAAAGTGCAAATATCATTATTTCACATGTAACCGATGGTACTGCGATATTAAAAAAATATAATATGCCAAAGGAAATTATCCATATTGCAGAACAACATCATGGGACTAGTCTTTTAAAATTCTTTTACCATAAGGCATTAAAGGACGGTCAAGATGTGTCTGAAGAAGACTATCGTTATCCAGGTCCAAAAGCACAGACGAAAGAATCAGCTATTGTAGGTATTGCAGACAGTGTGGAGGCAGCAGTAAGATCCCTTAACCAGCCTACCCCTGAAACAATAGAATCGCTAGTTAAAAAGATTGTTGCGGACAGGCTTCAGGATGGACAGTTAAATGAATGTGACCTAACCTTAAGGGAACTTGAAACGGTATCACATTCTTTTTGTGAAACGTTAAAGGGAATATTCCACTCGAGAATTGAATATCCAGAAATGACGAAGAAGGTGGTTCAAGAATGA
- a CDS encoding diacylglycerol kinase family protein codes for MDLQDKRPRLWKSFSYAITGIRTALRTERNMRIHLFVSIVVIGCSVFFSISKLEWLFVIAAIGGIFSLELINTAVERVVDLITEEYHPLAKQAKDLAAGAVFVYAIMAVVIGVIIFLPYFLRWLI; via the coding sequence ATGGACTTACAAGATAAACGTCCTCGGCTATGGAAATCATTTTCTTATGCGATAACAGGTATAAGGACAGCCCTTAGGACAGAAAGAAATATGCGCATCCATTTATTTGTTTCTATCGTTGTCATTGGCTGTTCAGTTTTCTTTTCGATAAGTAAGTTGGAATGGTTATTTGTCATTGCAGCCATAGGTGGTATTTTCTCTTTAGAATTAATAAATACTGCCGTTGAGCGGGTAGTGGATTTAATTACAGAAGAGTACCACCCACTTGCGAAACAGGCAAAAGATTTAGCTGCAGGAGCGGTTTTTGTGTATGCAATTATGGCAGTGGTGATTGGAGTTATTATCTTTTTACCATATTTTCTTAGATGGTTAATTTGA
- the ybeY gene encoding rRNA maturation RNase YbeY: MSKLMIDLVDETNQLSDEQMVEIEKLLNFAAKKESVEENSEVSVTFVSNERIHEINREYRDKDAPTDVISFAMEEIGEGEIELIGVELPRVLGDIIISIPRAEEQAKEYGHSFIRELGFLSVHGFLHLLGYDHMEKEEEEKMFSRQKEILDDYGLTR, translated from the coding sequence ATGAGCAAGTTGATGATTGATTTAGTTGATGAAACAAATCAACTCTCCGATGAGCAGATGGTAGAAATAGAAAAGTTATTAAATTTTGCCGCAAAGAAGGAAAGTGTTGAAGAGAATAGTGAGGTATCCGTTACATTTGTTTCTAATGAAAGAATTCATGAAATAAACCGCGAATATAGAGATAAAGATGCCCCAACAGATGTTATTTCTTTTGCGATGGAAGAAATCGGTGAGGGAGAAATCGAATTAATCGGAGTTGAACTTCCTCGTGTCTTGGGGGATATTATCATATCGATTCCTAGGGCAGAGGAACAGGCAAAGGAATATGGACATTCTTTTATTCGTGAACTAGGCTTTTTATCTGTCCATGGTTTCCTCCATCTTCTAGGATATGATCATATGGAAAAGGAAGAGGAAGAAAAAATGTTTTCTCGACAAAAGGAAATATTAGACGATTATGGACTTACAAGATAA
- the recO gene encoding DNA repair protein RecO produces the protein MLQKCEGIVIRSTDYGETNKIITLYTREWGKVGFMARGAKKPNSRLSSITQLFTHGYFLVQRGTGLGSVQQGELITSFRSIGEDIFLTAYASYIVELTDKCTEDKKPNPFHFELLFQTLNYMNEGYDSDILMNIYEMKMLNVLGLFPTLNQCSVCGSTDGLFSFSIREGGFICHRCLDKDPYHYKLSPSSVKLLRLFYFIDLSRLGNISVKQETKDELKTVISAYYEEYSGLYLKTKKFLQSMEKFRNQL, from the coding sequence ATGCTCCAAAAGTGTGAAGGCATCGTCATTAGATCTACAGATTATGGTGAAACCAATAAAATTATTACCTTATATACAAGGGAATGGGGAAAGGTGGGCTTTATGGCTAGAGGTGCTAAAAAACCTAACAGCCGGCTTTCCTCCATTACCCAGCTTTTTACTCACGGTTACTTTCTTGTCCAAAGAGGAACTGGATTAGGAAGTGTTCAACAGGGAGAATTGATTACCAGCTTTCGCAGCATTGGGGAAGATATATTCCTAACTGCTTATGCTAGTTATATTGTTGAATTAACTGATAAGTGTACCGAGGATAAAAAACCAAACCCGTTTCATTTCGAACTTCTTTTTCAAACATTAAATTATATGAATGAAGGGTATGATTCAGATATTCTAATGAATATCTACGAAATGAAAATGCTTAATGTGTTGGGATTATTCCCAACTCTAAATCAATGTTCCGTTTGCGGCAGCACAGACGGACTTTTTTCTTTTTCCATTCGTGAAGGTGGTTTCATTTGCCACCGATGTTTAGATAAGGATCCGTACCATTATAAATTATCGCCATCATCTGTAAAATTATTACGATTATTTTATTTTATTGATCTTTCAAGATTAGGAAACATCTCTGTTAAACAGGAGACTAAAGATGAGTTAAAAACGGTTATTTCAGCCTATTATGAAGAATATTCAGGGCTTTATCTAAAAACAAAGAAATTTCTTCAGTCGATGGAAAAATTTCGCAACCAATTATAG
- the yqfD gene encoding sporulation protein YqfD gives MKNKWIEFLTGKVTVKVSGRGIERFLNVLIRNGLMIWNVKRHGTETITFTMRLNDALKIRHYAKERECSISFLRRAGMPFLFKRLLKNSGFLGGALLFLLIIMFLSNVIWGIEIKGAKPATEYQIRKELDKMGVKIGKVQLFVDNVEGIQRNLTNNVGNLTWVGVELKGTTYHLQVVEKKEPEKPEQIPPRNLVAKKKAIISNMYVETGKKMVDINDHVEPGQLLVSGVIGKEGQTQQVAAVGEVWGETWYKSHVELPLKTNFSVFNGQEKQKHSIIIGNLEIPFWGFGEPEFTEYEVEKNIKKIHFLKWELPISIGNETLRAREEMTRTYTKEEAENNAIELAKNKIKSGLDEDAIIKDEKILHKELKNGKVILDIHFKIIENIAVGQPIPKETPE, from the coding sequence ATGAAAAACAAATGGATCGAATTCTTAACTGGCAAAGTAACAGTTAAAGTATCAGGAAGAGGCATAGAAAGATTCTTGAACGTTCTAATTAGGAATGGCCTGATGATATGGAATGTAAAACGACATGGAACTGAAACCATAACTTTTACAATGAGACTTAATGATGCATTGAAAATCAGGCATTATGCAAAAGAAAGAGAATGCTCCATTTCATTCTTAAGGAGGGCAGGAATGCCTTTTTTATTTAAGCGACTATTGAAAAATAGTGGTTTTTTGGGTGGGGCTCTTTTATTCTTACTGATTATTATGTTTTTATCTAATGTCATTTGGGGAATTGAAATTAAAGGGGCTAAGCCGGCTACTGAGTATCAAATTCGCAAAGAATTGGACAAGATGGGGGTAAAGATTGGAAAGGTTCAATTATTTGTGGATAATGTGGAAGGAATTCAAAGGAACTTAACAAATAATGTCGGTAACCTTACTTGGGTCGGTGTGGAGTTAAAAGGGACAACCTATCATCTGCAAGTAGTCGAGAAAAAAGAGCCTGAAAAACCAGAGCAAATACCACCAAGGAATCTTGTCGCCAAAAAGAAAGCAATCATTTCAAATATGTATGTTGAAACCGGAAAGAAAATGGTCGATATCAATGACCATGTGGAACCAGGTCAATTGCTAGTATCCGGTGTAATCGGAAAGGAAGGGCAAACTCAGCAAGTTGCTGCTGTTGGTGAGGTTTGGGGGGAAACATGGTATAAAAGCCATGTTGAGTTGCCATTAAAAACGAATTTCTCGGTTTTTAATGGTCAAGAAAAGCAAAAGCATTCAATTATTATAGGAAATTTAGAGATCCCTTTTTGGGGATTTGGCGAACCTGAATTTACGGAATATGAAGTGGAAAAAAATATAAAGAAAATACATTTTCTCAAATGGGAGTTGCCAATTTCTATTGGTAATGAGACATTGAGAGCACGTGAAGAAATGACCAGAACCTATACGAAAGAGGAAGCTGAAAATAATGCAATTGAATTGGCGAAAAATAAAATAAAAAGTGGATTAGATGAAGATGCTATTATAAAAGATGAAAAAATTTTACACAAAGAGTTGAAAAATGGTAAAGTTATCCTAGATATCCACTTTAAGATCATCGAAAATATTGCGGTTGGACAACCAATACCCAAGGAGACTCCTGAATGA